From a single Hippopotamus amphibius kiboko isolate mHipAmp2 chromosome X, mHipAmp2.hap2, whole genome shotgun sequence genomic region:
- the UBQLN2 gene encoding ubiquilin-2, giving the protein MAENGESSGPPRPSRGSAAAQGPASAPAEPKIIKVTVKTPKEKEEFAVPENSSVQQFKEAISKRFKSQTDQLVLIFAGKILKDQDTLIQHGIHDGLTVHLVIKSQNRPQGQSTQPNNTAGTNTTTASTPRSNSTPISTNSNPFGLGSLGGLAGLSSLGLSSTNFSELQNQMQQQLLSSPEMMIQIMENPFVQSMLSNPDLMRQLIMANPQMQQLIQRNPEISHLLNNPDIMRQTLEIARNPAMMQEMMRNQDLALSNLESIPGGYNALRRMYTDIQEPMLNAAQEQFGGNPFASVGSSSSSGEGTQPSRTENRDPLPNPWAPPPATQSSATTSTTTSSGSGSGSSSSSATGNTVAAANYVASIFSTPGMQSLLQQITENPQLIQNMLSAPYMRSMMQSLSQNPDLAAQMMLNSPVFTANPQLQEQMRPQLPAFLQQMQNPDTLSAMSNPRAMQALMQIQQGLQTLATEAPGLIPSFTPGVGVGVLGTAIGPVGPVTPIGPIGPIVPFTPIGPIGPIGPTGPAGPPGSTGSGAPPGPTVSSSAPSETTSPPSESGPNQQFIQQMVQALAGANPPQLPNPEVRFQQQLEQLNAMGFLNREANLQALIATGGDINAAIERLLGSQPS; this is encoded by the coding sequence ATGGCTGAGAACGGCGAGAGCAGCGGCCCCCCGCGCCCCTCCCGCGGCTCTGCTGCGGCCCaaggccctgcctctgccccggCCGAGCCCAAAATCATCAAAGTCACTGTGAAGACccccaaagagaaagaggagttCGCAGTGCCCGAGAACAGCTCAGTCCAGCAGTTTAAGGAAGCGATTTCGAAACGCTTCAAATCTCAAACGGATCAGCTAGTGCTGATTTTTGCcggaaaaatcttaaaagatcaAGATACCTTGATTCAGCATGGCATCCATGATGGACTGACTGTTCACCTTGTCATCAAAAGCCAGAACCGACCTCAGGGCCAGTCCACACAGCCTAATAATACCGCGGGAACTAATACTACCACCGCTTCGACTCCCAGGAGTAACTCCACACCTATTTCCACAAATAGCAACCCGTTTGGGTTGGGGAGCCTGGGAGGACTTGCAGGCCTTAGCAGCCTGGGCTTGAGCTCGACCAACTTCTCTGAGCTCCAGAACCAAATGCAGCAGCAGCTCCTGTCCAGCCCTGAGATGATGATCCAAATCATGGAAAATCCCTTTGTTCAGAGCATGCTTTCGAATCCTGATCTGATGAGGCAGCTCATTATGGCCAATCCACAGATGCAACAGTTGATTCAAAGAAACCCAGAAATCAGTCACCTGCTCAACAACCCAGATATAATGAGGCAGACCCTCGAAATCGCCAGGAATCCAGCTATGATGCAAGAGATGATGAGAAATCAAGACCTGGCTCTCAGCAATCTTGAAAGCATCCCAGGTGGCTACAATGCTTTACGGCGCATGTACACTGACATTCAAGAACCCATGCTGAATGCTGCACAAGAGCAATTTGGGGGTAATCCGTTTGCCTCGGTGGGGAGCAGTTCCTCCTCTGGGGAAGGTACGCAGCCTTCCCGCACAGAAAATCGCGATCCACTACCCAATCCATGGGCGCCACCACCGGCTACTCAGAGTTCTGCGACCACCAGCACAACAACGAGCAGTGGCAGTGGATCTGGCAGTAGCTCCAGCAGTGCTACCGGGAACACAGTGGCTGCAGCCAATTATGTCGCCAGCATCTTCAGCACCCCAGGAATGCAGAGCTTGCTGCAACAGATAACTGAAAACCCCCAGCTGATCCAGAATATGCTGTCTGCACCCTATATGAGAAGCATGATGCAGTCGCTGAGCCAGAATCCAGATTTGGCTGCACAGATGATGCTGAATAGCCCTGTGTTTACTGCAAATCCTCAGCTGCAGGAGCAGATGCGTCCACAGCTCcctgctttcctgcagcagaTGCAGAATCCAGACACACTATCAGCCATGTCAAACCCAAGAGCAATGCAGGCTTTAATGCAGATCCAGCAGGGGCTACAGACATTAGCCACTGAAGCACCTGGCCTTATTCCAAGCTTCACTCCAGGtgtaggggtgggggtgttgggaACGGCTATAGGCCCTGTAGGCCCAGTCACACCCATAGGCCCCATTGGTCCAATAGTCCCTTTTACTCCCATAGGCCCCATTGGGCCCATAGGACCCACTGGCCCTGCAGGTCCCCCTGGCTCCACTGGCTCAGGTGCCCCCCCTGGGCCCACTGTATCTAGCTCTGCACCCAGTGAAACCACGAGCCCACCATCGGAATCTGGACCCAACCAGCAGTTCATTCAGCAAATGGTGCAGGCTCTGGCTGGAGCAAATCCTCCGCAGCTGCCGAATCCAGAAGTCAGATTTCAACAACAACTGGAACAGCTCAACGCAATGGGGTTCTTAAACCGGGAAGCAAACTTGCAGGCTCTAATAGCAACAGGAGGCGACATCAATGCAGCCATTGAGAGGCTGCTGGGTTCCCAGCCATCGTAA